One genomic region from Nostoc sphaeroides encodes:
- a CDS encoding DUF3122 domain-containing protein codes for MYYYNITKLRAECAVKAFNIKNPAIACASPVKDLRLRLVAFPGVVEIAHPQPLLIEKFIIDN; via the coding sequence TTGTATTATTACAATATTACAAAACTACGCGCGGAATGTGCGGTAAAAGCATTCAACATAAAAAACCCTGCGATCGCGTGTGCTAGTCCGGTAAAAGACTTACGGTTGCGCTTGGTTGCTTTTCCGGGTGTCGTTGAAATTGCTCACCCCCAACCATTGTTGATTGAGAAATTCATAATTGATAATTAA